One part of the Truepera radiovictrix DSM 17093 genome encodes these proteins:
- the speE gene encoding polyamine aminopropyltransferase, with the protein MAAETASAAARHGLSHQEVWIGRTGLSFGVERVLFQERSPYQEVAVLQTDAFGRLLTLDGVVMLTEHDEFVYHEMIAHPALAARGDAKRVLIIGGGDGGTAREVLRHGSVETLDLVEIDGLVVEAAKRFFPHLSSSFADPRLKLHLADGVAFVRDAPPETYDLIIVDSTDPIGIAEGLFTRDFYTDCVAALHHRGLLVVQSESPFDPTQAHVVREVRRLFEALLPCARTYLACIPTYPLGLWSFTVGAKTPMTLEEPAAAPPFAHELRYYTPAVHRAAFALPAFVTHLLES; encoded by the coding sequence GTGGCCGCCGAAACCGCCAGCGCCGCCGCGCGCCACGGCCTCTCGCACCAGGAGGTCTGGATCGGCCGCACTGGCCTCTCTTTCGGGGTCGAGCGGGTCCTTTTTCAGGAGCGCAGCCCCTACCAGGAGGTCGCGGTGCTGCAGACCGACGCCTTCGGCCGCCTCCTCACCCTCGACGGGGTGGTGATGCTCACCGAGCACGACGAGTTCGTCTACCACGAGATGATCGCCCACCCCGCGCTCGCGGCGCGCGGCGACGCCAAACGGGTCTTGATCATCGGCGGCGGCGACGGCGGGACGGCGCGCGAGGTGCTGCGCCACGGTAGCGTCGAGACCCTCGACCTCGTCGAGATCGACGGGCTCGTCGTCGAGGCCGCCAAGCGGTTTTTTCCGCACCTTAGCTCGAGCTTCGCCGACCCGCGCCTCAAGCTGCACCTCGCCGACGGCGTCGCCTTCGTGCGCGACGCCCCGCCCGAGACGTACGACCTCATCATCGTCGACTCCACCGACCCCATCGGGATCGCCGAGGGGCTCTTCACCCGCGACTTCTACACCGACTGCGTCGCCGCGCTTCATCACCGCGGGCTCCTGGTGGTGCAGTCCGAGTCGCCCTTCGACCCCACGCAGGCGCACGTCGTCCGCGAGGTGCGAAGGCTGTTCGAGGCGCTTCTGCCCTGCGCCCGCACCTACTTGGCGTGCATCCCGACCTACCCCTTAGGGCTGTGGTCGTTTACGGTCGGGGCGAAGACGCCCATGACGCTCGAGGAGCCCGCGGCGGCGCCCCCCTTTGCGCACGAGCTGCGCTACTACACCCCGGCGGTGCACCGCGCGGCCTTCGCCCTCCCCGCGTTTGTCACGCACCTCCTGGAGAGCTAG
- a CDS encoding MBL fold metallo-hydrolase, translating into MLSLSGFCVGPLQENTYLLADTETLEAVLVDPGDEAERLLAALAGFKLTAIWLTHAHFDHVGALAAVHEAHPVPVYLHPADRPLLAQAAASAALFGLPLRQPELPTLPLAHAQQLQVGAYRARCLHTPGHAPGHVAFYLAEAGVLLAGDALFRGSIGRTDLPGGDLETLLRSLRDEVLTLPDETRVLPGHGPETTVGSERRRNPFLQGLA; encoded by the coding sequence ATGCTCTCACTCTCCGGCTTCTGCGTCGGCCCTCTGCAGGAGAACACCTACCTGCTCGCCGACACCGAGACGCTCGAGGCGGTCCTCGTCGACCCCGGCGACGAGGCGGAGCGCCTCTTAGCGGCCCTCGCGGGTTTTAAGCTCACCGCGATCTGGCTTACCCACGCCCACTTCGACCACGTGGGCGCGCTCGCTGCGGTGCACGAAGCGCACCCCGTACCCGTCTACCTGCATCCGGCCGACCGGCCGCTGTTGGCGCAGGCGGCCGCGAGCGCCGCGCTCTTCGGCCTCCCGCTGCGCCAACCCGAGCTGCCGACGCTCCCCTTGGCGCACGCTCAGCAGCTCCAGGTGGGCGCTTACCGCGCGCGCTGCCTCCACACCCCCGGTCACGCGCCGGGGCACGTGGCGTTTTACCTCGCCGAGGCGGGGGTGCTGCTCGCCGGCGACGCCCTGTTTCGGGGGTCGATCGGGCGCACCGACCTGCCCGGGGGGGATCTGGAGACGCTCCTTAGGAGCCTCCGCGACGAGGTCCTCACGCTCCCCGACGAGACCCGCGTGCTGCCGGGGCACGGGCCCGAGACGACCGTGGGATCAGAGCGGCGCCGCAACCCGTTTCTGCAGGGGTTGGCGTGA
- a CDS encoding aminotransferase class IV produces MSVRARQFVRGTHASLPDPRNESVFVYINGAFFPRHEAKISVFDSGFLVGDGVWEGVRLHEGAFAFLDLHLERLFEGARAIGLDIGKTKAELEAALYDTVRKNAMHTDVHVRLMVTRGTKKTPSQDPRLVEGGPNIVIIAEHKRADPEVTAAGVRLLTSTVRRPPPDTLDQKLNCHSKLHEVVALVQALHAGADEALMLDPEGFVATCNATNFFIVRRGEVWTSTGQYCLNGITRRIVLALCREAGIVALEKPFSLTEVYSADEAFVTGTFGGLTPVIEVDGRRIGDAQRGPVTARLTALYQAAVAEAAR; encoded by the coding sequence ATGTCAGTGAGAGCTAGGCAGTTTGTGCGCGGCACCCACGCCTCCCTCCCCGACCCCCGCAACGAGAGCGTTTTCGTCTACATCAACGGCGCATTCTTCCCCCGTCACGAGGCCAAGATCTCCGTGTTCGACAGCGGCTTTTTGGTCGGCGACGGCGTGTGGGAGGGGGTGCGGCTTCATGAGGGTGCCTTCGCCTTTTTGGACCTGCACCTAGAGCGGCTGTTCGAGGGGGCGAGGGCGATCGGCCTAGACATCGGCAAGACGAAGGCCGAGCTCGAGGCGGCGCTGTACGACACCGTGCGCAAAAACGCCATGCACACGGACGTGCACGTGCGCCTGATGGTCACCCGCGGGACCAAAAAGACCCCCTCGCAGGACCCACGCCTCGTCGAGGGGGGGCCCAATATCGTCATCATCGCCGAGCACAAGCGCGCCGACCCGGAGGTGACGGCGGCGGGCGTGCGGCTGCTGACCAGCACCGTGCGCCGCCCGCCGCCCGACACCCTGGACCAGAAGCTAAACTGCCACTCCAAACTGCACGAGGTCGTGGCGCTCGTGCAGGCGCTGCACGCGGGCGCGGACGAGGCGCTGATGCTCGACCCCGAGGGGTTCGTGGCGACCTGCAACGCGACAAACTTCTTTATCGTCCGGCGCGGCGAGGTGTGGACCTCGACGGGGCAGTATTGCCTAAACGGCATCACGCGGCGCATCGTCCTGGCGCTCTGCCGCGAGGCGGGGATCGTGGCCCTCGAAAAGCCCTTTTCGCTCACGGAGGTCTACAGCGCCGATGAAGCGTTCGTCACGGGGACCTTCGGCGGGTTGACGCCCGTGATCGAGGTCGACGGGCGGCGGATCGGCGACGCTCAGCGCGGCCCGGTCACAGCGCGGCTCACCGCCCTCTACCAGGCGGCGGTGGCGGAGGCGGCGCGGTGA
- a CDS encoding CBS domain-containing protein, with product MFRNAYTLPFRLLGIPVRLDLSFLLILLLFTWMIGLQVGVFTRLFNALLGLTIDLRPLVRGGTPFLLGFLSTLGLFVGVALHELGHAVVARRFGVQVKDITLMFLGGVVQFDEMPRQRGAEALVAIAGPITSLLIAGVCWFVLQAVPTGFDATLFVLAFLTFQNVVLALFNLLPALPLDGGRVLRSLLALRLPYLQATEISAAISRIIALLLGFYGVLNLNLLLVILAFFIYTAVRGETQYAQTSELLAGLQVRDLMTREVISVEPDWPVSQLMQLMLIRKHLGYPVLEDGRLVGFVKLQHVRDLDEGTTVRDIMAREVSTIAPEASAVEAFRRISERDLGRLVVVDARGEMVGILSKTDLIRTLQVRLVGSEVRPSPSSSPGGA from the coding sequence ATGTTTCGCAACGCCTACACCCTCCCCTTTCGGCTGCTCGGTATCCCCGTGCGCCTCGACCTCTCGTTCCTGCTCATCCTGCTGCTGTTTACCTGGATGATCGGCCTGCAGGTCGGGGTCTTTACGCGGCTCTTTAACGCCCTGCTCGGCCTCACCATCGACCTCCGGCCCCTCGTGCGTGGGGGGACGCCCTTTCTGCTCGGCTTTCTGTCGACCCTGGGGCTTTTCGTCGGGGTCGCGCTCCACGAGCTCGGGCACGCGGTCGTCGCGCGGCGCTTCGGTGTGCAGGTCAAAGACATCACGCTGATGTTCCTGGGCGGCGTGGTGCAGTTTGACGAGATGCCGCGTCAGCGCGGGGCGGAGGCTCTGGTGGCCATCGCCGGCCCCATCACGAGTCTCCTCATCGCCGGGGTGTGTTGGTTCGTGCTGCAGGCGGTGCCCACGGGGTTCGACGCGACGCTGTTCGTCCTCGCGTTTTTAACCTTTCAAAACGTGGTCTTGGCGCTCTTTAACCTCCTGCCCGCCCTGCCGCTCGACGGCGGGCGGGTGCTGCGCTCGCTGTTGGCGCTCCGCCTGCCCTACTTGCAAGCGACCGAGATCTCGGCCGCGATAAGCCGCATTATCGCGCTTTTGCTCGGCTTTTACGGCGTGCTCAACCTCAACTTGCTGCTCGTCATCCTGGCGTTTTTTATCTACACCGCGGTGCGCGGCGAGACGCAGTACGCCCAGACGAGCGAGCTGCTCGCGGGGTTGCAGGTGCGCGACCTGATGACGCGCGAGGTGATCTCGGTCGAACCCGACTGGCCGGTCTCGCAGCTTATGCAGCTGATGCTGATCCGCAAGCACCTGGGTTACCCCGTGCTCGAGGACGGCCGCCTGGTCGGCTTCGTCAAGCTCCAGCACGTGCGCGACTTAGACGAGGGGACGACCGTGCGCGACATCATGGCGCGCGAGGTGAGCACCATCGCCCCCGAGGCGAGCGCGGTCGAGGCGTTTCGGCGCATTAGCGAACGCGACCTGGGGCGCCTCGTGGTGGTCGACGCGCGCGGCGAGATGGTGGGGATCTTGAGCAAAACCGACCTCATCCGCACACTGCAGGTGCGCCTCGTCGGGAGCGAGGTGCGGCCCTCGCCCTCTAGCTCTCCAGGAGGTGCGTGA
- a CDS encoding M50 family metallopeptidase produces MLTAVVFLLVLTVSVVVHELAHYLNARMVGVPVRAFSVGMGPVLLRKRWRGTEWRLSLLPLGGYVDLKGLAPEQAEDGTLRYPDEGFMQKSFLQKTWVLVGGVIANFILAVLLLATVMTVEPNTAVRSLITGEVPSESGTVFQEVLPGTPAEALGIEPGDRVLSFNGVADPSRSEVQRLTRTATSLEIVLERGGERLTVRSDWPPPDAGDPPRLGVTLAPVEISPLPPLSFPEAAWRSASFFVRIVPESVAGFARGFGQTFAGQRSAEIVGPVGIVGIAGEAARGGLVAVLTFAGLINFSLALFNALPIPGLDGGRILLAAVVALRGKPFKPGQEEFVNFLGLAFLVLFVVLISFGEVGDLFRR; encoded by the coding sequence GTGCTAACCGCCGTCGTCTTCTTGCTGGTGTTGACCGTTTCGGTCGTGGTGCACGAGCTCGCTCACTACCTCAACGCCCGCATGGTCGGCGTGCCGGTGCGCGCCTTTAGCGTCGGGATGGGACCCGTTTTGCTGCGCAAGCGCTGGCGCGGTACCGAGTGGCGCCTGTCGCTGCTGCCTTTGGGGGGGTACGTCGACCTCAAAGGGCTCGCCCCCGAGCAGGCCGAGGACGGCACCCTGCGCTACCCCGACGAGGGGTTTATGCAGAAGAGTTTTCTGCAAAAGACGTGGGTGCTGGTGGGTGGGGTGATCGCCAACTTTATCCTCGCGGTGCTGCTGCTCGCGACCGTGATGACCGTTGAACCCAACACGGCGGTGCGCAGCCTCATCACGGGGGAGGTGCCGAGCGAGTCGGGGACGGTGTTTCAGGAGGTCCTCCCGGGCACCCCCGCCGAAGCGTTGGGGATCGAGCCCGGCGACCGCGTGCTGTCGTTTAACGGCGTCGCCGACCCGAGCCGCAGCGAGGTGCAGCGGCTGACGCGCACGGCGACCTCGTTGGAGATCGTCCTGGAGCGCGGCGGTGAGCGCCTGACGGTGCGCAGCGACTGGCCCCCGCCGGACGCCGGCGACCCGCCGCGGCTCGGGGTGACGCTGGCCCCCGTCGAGATCAGCCCGCTCCCCCCCCTGTCGTTCCCCGAAGCGGCCTGGCGGAGCGCGAGCTTTTTCGTCCGCATCGTCCCGGAGTCGGTGGCTGGGTTTGCGCGCGGTTTCGGGCAGACCTTCGCGGGGCAGCGCAGCGCGGAGATCGTCGGCCCGGTCGGCATCGTCGGTATCGCGGGGGAGGCGGCGCGGGGCGGCCTAGTGGCGGTGCTCACCTTTGCCGGGTTGATCAACTTCTCCCTGGCGCTCTTTAACGCCCTACCGATCCCCGGTCTCGACGGGGGGCGTATCCTCCTGGCGGCGGTCGTGGCGCTCCGCGGCAAACCGTTTAAACCGGGGCAAGAGGAGTTCGTCAACTTTTTGGGGCTGGCGTTTTTGGTGCTCTTCGTCGTGCTCATCTCGTTTGGCGAGGTCGGTGACCTCTTTCGGCGCTAA
- a CDS encoding glycosyltransferase family 2 protein codes for MQSCAVLIPAFNEAANVPSVVRVALEAALGPVLVVDDGSGDATALAAERAGATVLRLPRNEGKGGALFAGARALSSDVVVLVDADLLGLRPEHLRDLALPVLRGEVEMTRGVFAGGRWRTTAAQRLTPQLNGQRALKRELLLSVPGLKSSRYGVEIAITEHAKRSGWRVRDVPLAGVSQVMKEEKRGFWQGVAMRLKMYAEILWELVRSALRAP; via the coding sequence GTGCAGAGCTGCGCGGTGCTCATCCCGGCGTTTAACGAGGCGGCGAACGTGCCGAGCGTGGTGCGGGTCGCCCTCGAGGCCGCTCTTGGTCCCGTGTTGGTCGTCGATGATGGTTCGGGGGACGCGACGGCGCTCGCCGCCGAACGCGCCGGCGCGACGGTGCTGCGCCTGCCGCGCAACGAGGGAAAGGGGGGGGCGCTCTTCGCGGGCGCGCGGGCGCTCTCGAGCGACGTCGTGGTGCTCGTCGACGCCGACCTCTTGGGGCTAAGACCCGAGCACCTGCGCGACCTCGCGCTCCCCGTGCTGCGCGGCGAGGTCGAGATGACGCGCGGCGTCTTCGCCGGCGGCCGCTGGCGCACCACCGCGGCGCAGCGCCTGACGCCGCAGCTTAACGGGCAGCGCGCGCTCAAGCGGGAGCTGCTGCTCTCGGTCCCGGGGCTTAAAAGCAGCCGCTACGGCGTCGAGATCGCCATTACCGAGCACGCCAAGCGCAGCGGTTGGCGCGTTCGGGACGTGCCGCTCGCCGGGGTGTCGCAGGTGATGAAGGAGGAGAAGCGCGGCTTCTGGCAGGGCGTCGCCATGCGCCTCAAGATGTACGCCGAGATCCTCTGGGAGCTCGTGCGCAGCGCCCTGCGCGCGCCGTAG
- the speD gene encoding adenosylmethionine decarboxylase: protein MHALGRQILVEFYGCKERVLNDTEHLRQVLLEGTRKSGATIVSDTFHTFSPHGVSGVVVIAESHVTVHTWPEYGYAAVDIFTCGETIDPWAIMHHLEAELGANNISSTELKRGLFPQKKLHKVVVKDAVGV from the coding sequence ATGCACGCGTTGGGTAGACAGATCTTGGTTGAATTCTACGGCTGCAAGGAGAGGGTCCTTAACGATACGGAGCATCTGCGCCAGGTGCTCCTCGAGGGGACCCGCAAAAGCGGCGCGACGATCGTTTCGGACACCTTTCACACCTTTAGCCCGCACGGCGTCTCCGGCGTGGTGGTGATCGCCGAGTCGCACGTGACGGTGCACACCTGGCCGGAGTACGGTTACGCGGCTGTGGACATCTTTACCTGCGGCGAGACGATCGACCCGTGGGCGATCATGCACCACCTCGAGGCCGAACTGGGGGCTAACAACATCTCGAGCACCGAGCTCAAGCGCGGCCTGTTTCCACAAAAAAAGCTGCACAAGGTCGTCGTCAAAGACGCCGTGGGTGTTTAG
- a CDS encoding RNA-binding S4 domain-containing protein yields MPPHPGETLSDTSARLRAAAAGGRVAHTGFLEPDEAAALARELRAAGVGVALSGGVTGARRRVVTAFPEHIPSADAPLAALYVAGVPSEGELLAALAAAGVPRSSVGDTVPHQDGLSVVLLKSAKEAALALRDVAGRPVTPQEVPLGRLERGGRKAVQVIVPSLRVDVLGAKAFRVSRSYFSKGVAGGQVSVNGRAASKASSAEPGDEVNASGLGRFTVVQVQGETKRGNLKVLLEVERA; encoded by the coding sequence GTGCCGCCGCACCCGGGCGAAACGCTCAGCGACACCTCCGCGCGCCTTAGGGCCGCCGCCGCGGGGGGGCGCGTCGCGCACACCGGCTTTTTGGAACCCGACGAAGCGGCAGCGCTCGCCCGCGAGCTCCGCGCGGCGGGCGTCGGCGTGGCGCTCTCGGGGGGCGTGACGGGGGCGCGGCGCCGGGTCGTCACCGCTTTTCCTGAGCACATCCCGAGCGCCGACGCGCCGCTCGCCGCCCTCTACGTCGCCGGCGTCCCGAGCGAGGGGGAGCTCCTAGCGGCGCTCGCCGCCGCCGGGGTGCCTCGCAGCAGCGTCGGCGACACCGTGCCGCACCAAGACGGCTTGAGCGTCGTGCTCCTCAAAAGCGCCAAGGAGGCCGCGCTCGCCCTGCGCGACGTCGCCGGTCGCCCCGTGACGCCGCAGGAGGTCCCCCTGGGGCGCCTCGAGCGCGGGGGGCGCAAGGCGGTGCAGGTCATCGTCCCCTCGCTGCGCGTCGACGTCCTCGGCGCAAAGGCCTTTCGGGTCTCGCGGTCGTACTTTAGCAAGGGCGTCGCCGGTGGCCAGGTGAGCGTCAACGGCAGAGCGGCGAGCAAAGCGAGCAGCGCCGAACCGGGCGACGAGGTCAACGCCTCGGGGTTGGGCCGCTTTACGGTGGTGCAGGTTCAGGGCGAGACAAAACGGGGCAACCTCAAGGTGCTGCTCGAGGTCGAACGGGCGTAG
- the dxr gene encoding 1-deoxy-D-xylulose-5-phosphate reductoisomerase, which translates to MTPPYDAPTPDAPPKRLSVLGSTGSIGTQALQVARWRGYEVVALAAGRNAARLIEQVRTFRPQLVSCDAAVADEVRAALPAGTQLAVGEPAAVAAHPADVVVAAIPGYAGLEPTLAALREGRHVALANKEAMVVAGPLVWETARAHGARLTPVDSELSALFQCLQGEPREAVAALVLTASGGPFRLAPEDLSGVSPAAALKHPTWNMGHKVTIDSATLFNKGLEVLESHFFFDWPLERIEVVIHPQSLVHSLVRFKDGNLKAQIGSHDMRLPIQVALEAPDRPPTPLAPLPLVGVWEFYEPDTARFPSLALAYEAGRRGGTAPAALNAADEVAVEAFLAGRIGFMDIPRALEHALTQVPHAALSWEAIPEADREARRAVRALFRL; encoded by the coding sequence ATGACGCCCCCATACGACGCTCCCACGCCGGACGCCCCCCCCAAACGCCTGTCGGTCCTCGGTTCGACCGGCTCCATCGGCACCCAAGCGCTGCAGGTGGCGCGTTGGCGGGGTTACGAGGTGGTCGCCCTGGCGGCGGGGCGCAACGCGGCGCGGCTCATCGAGCAGGTCCGCACCTTTCGCCCGCAGCTCGTCTCGTGCGACGCGGCCGTGGCCGACGAGGTGCGCGCGGCGCTGCCCGCCGGTACGCAGCTCGCGGTGGGGGAGCCGGCGGCGGTGGCGGCGCACCCGGCCGACGTGGTGGTCGCCGCCATCCCCGGTTACGCGGGGCTCGAGCCGACGCTAGCGGCGCTGCGCGAGGGGCGGCACGTGGCGCTCGCCAACAAGGAGGCGATGGTGGTCGCCGGGCCGCTCGTGTGGGAGACCGCGCGAGCGCACGGCGCGCGCCTGACGCCCGTGGACTCGGAGCTCTCGGCGCTCTTTCAGTGTCTGCAGGGCGAGCCCAGGGAGGCGGTGGCGGCGCTTGTCCTGACCGCCTCCGGGGGGCCCTTTCGCCTGGCGCCCGAGGACCTATCCGGGGTGAGCCCCGCCGCGGCGCTCAAGCACCCGACCTGGAACATGGGCCACAAGGTGACCATCGACTCGGCGACGCTCTTTAACAAGGGGCTCGAGGTCTTGGAGTCGCACTTCTTCTTCGACTGGCCGCTTGAGCGCATCGAGGTCGTGATTCACCCGCAGTCGCTCGTGCACTCGCTCGTGCGCTTTAAAGACGGCAACCTCAAAGCGCAGATCGGCTCGCACGACATGCGGCTGCCCATCCAGGTGGCGCTCGAAGCCCCCGACCGCCCCCCGACGCCGCTCGCGCCGCTCCCTCTCGTGGGCGTCTGGGAGTTTTACGAACCCGACACGGCGCGCTTCCCGAGCCTGGCGCTCGCCTACGAGGCGGGGCGGCGGGGCGGTACGGCGCCGGCTGCGCTCAACGCTGCCGATGAGGTGGCCGTGGAGGCGTTTTTGGCGGGGCGGATCGGTTTTATGGATATCCCCAGGGCGCTCGAGCACGCCCTGACGCAGGTGCCGCACGCGGCGCTCTCCTGGGAGGCGATCCCCGAAGCCGACCGCGAGGCCCGCCGCGCCGTGCGTGCGCTTTTCCGCCTGTAG
- a CDS encoding sulfotransferase family protein: protein MTRPLRLSVWSGPRNVSTALMYSFRERADTTVVDEPLYGHYLRVSGAPHPGRDEVLASMDTDGERVVREVLLGDYAAPVVMFKNMAHHLVGLERAFLGELTNVLLTRDPYDMLPSLAQRLPEPTLRDTGLTEQVALLEFVLERGQEPVVIDAKALLQDPEGVLRAVCRRLGLPFDPAMLAWPAGPKPEDGVWARHWYANVHRSSTFAPYTPKADPLPAHLTPLLEVCAPLYERLAAYAVSPER from the coding sequence GTGACGCGGCCCCTACGGCTGTCCGTCTGGTCGGGGCCGCGCAACGTCTCGACCGCCCTGATGTACAGCTTTCGGGAGCGCGCCGACACGACGGTGGTCGACGAACCGCTCTACGGGCACTACCTACGGGTGTCGGGTGCGCCCCACCCCGGCCGCGACGAGGTGCTCGCCAGCATGGACACGGACGGCGAGCGGGTGGTGCGGGAGGTGCTGCTCGGCGACTACGCTGCGCCCGTAGTGATGTTTAAAAACATGGCGCACCACCTGGTGGGTTTGGAGCGCGCGTTTTTGGGGGAGCTCACCAACGTCCTACTAACCCGCGACCCGTACGATATGCTCCCGTCGCTCGCGCAGAGGCTCCCGGAGCCCACGCTGCGCGACACCGGCCTCACCGAGCAGGTCGCGCTGCTGGAGTTCGTGCTGGAGAGGGGCCAAGAGCCCGTGGTGATCGACGCCAAGGCGCTCCTCCAGGACCCCGAGGGGGTGCTGCGGGCGGTGTGCCGCCGCTTGGGACTTCCCTTCGACCCGGCGATGCTCGCGTGGCCCGCGGGCCCCAAACCCGAGGACGGGGTGTGGGCCAGGCACTGGTACGCCAACGTGCACCGCTCGAGCACCTTCGCCCCCTACACCCCCAAGGCCGACCCCCTGCCGGCGCACCTGACGCCGCTTCTCGAGGTGTGCGCGCCGCTCTACGAGCGTTTGGCCGCCTACGCGGTCTCCCCCGAAAGGTAG
- a CDS encoding CBS domain-containing protein yields the protein MFVSEWMTATPQTVSSKTPVMEAMQLLRKGGYRRLPVVDGDKLVGIVTDRDLKEATPSKATTLSVYELNYLLSKLTVHDVMVTPVITVAPEEPVENAALLMEEHKISGLPVVSGGTLQGIFTITDMLRAIVAMLGLKEGGTRVTVSLPDEPGVLARAASAAAPSNIIAVVTAGVQAGHKRELVLRVTGEGAESFPERLRAGGLEVTDVR from the coding sequence ATGTTCGTGTCCGAATGGATGACCGCCACCCCGCAGACCGTCAGCAGCAAAACGCCCGTGATGGAGGCGATGCAGCTGCTGCGCAAAGGGGGCTACCGCCGCCTCCCCGTCGTCGACGGCGACAAGCTCGTCGGTATCGTCACCGACCGCGACCTCAAAGAGGCGACGCCGTCGAAGGCGACCACCCTGTCGGTCTACGAGCTCAACTACCTGCTCAGCAAACTCACCGTGCACGACGTGATGGTGACGCCGGTCATCACCGTGGCGCCGGAGGAGCCGGTCGAAAACGCCGCGCTCCTCATGGAAGAACACAAGATCTCCGGGTTGCCGGTCGTCTCCGGCGGTACGCTCCAGGGGATCTTCACCATCACCGACATGCTCCGCGCCATCGTCGCCATGCTCGGCCTCAAAGAGGGGGGGACGCGCGTGACGGTCTCCTTGCCCGACGAACCGGGCGTCTTGGCCCGCGCCGCGAGCGCCGCCGCGCCGTCTAATATCATCGCGGTCGTTACCGCCGGGGTGCAGGCGGGCCACAAACGCGAGCTCGTGCTGCGGGTGACGGGCGAGGGCGCCGAGAGCTTTCCGGAGCGGCTTAGGGCGGGTGGCCTCGAGGTCACCGACGTCCGCTAG
- a CDS encoding metallophosphoesterase family protein, whose protein sequence is MTARAEVQSHTVGLIADTHGLLRPEALEALRGVSLIVHAGDIGDRGILEVLGRLAPVCAVRGNTDREAWALRLPRYELVNVGALTLYVHHGHEPLDLEPRAAGCGVVVSGHTHVPKIETRDGVLYVNPGSAGPKRFDLPVTVARLWVRGQEAEAKLLPL, encoded by the coding sequence GTGACGGCGCGCGCTGAGGTCCAGAGCCACACGGTCGGCCTCATCGCCGACACGCACGGCCTGCTGCGCCCCGAAGCGCTCGAGGCGCTGCGCGGGGTTTCGCTCATCGTGCACGCGGGCGACATCGGGGACAGGGGCATCTTGGAGGTGCTCGGGAGGCTCGCACCCGTGTGCGCCGTGCGCGGCAACACCGACCGCGAGGCGTGGGCGCTGCGGCTGCCGCGCTACGAGCTCGTGAATGTAGGCGCACTGACGCTCTACGTCCACCACGGCCACGAGCCGCTCGACCTCGAGCCGCGCGCGGCAGGGTGCGGGGTCGTGGTGAGCGGCCACACCCACGTGCCCAAGATCGAGACCCGCGACGGCGTGCTCTACGTCAACCCGGGCAGCGCCGGGCCGAAGCGCTTTGACCTGCCGGTGACGGTGGCGCGGCTGTGGGTGCGGGGGCAGGAGGCCGAGGCGAAGCTCCTCCCCCTCTAG